Within Paenibacillus albicereus, the genomic segment GATCCGCAAGGCGCTGGACCTCAATCCGCGCGTCAAATACGGCGCGCCGCATCTGCGGCTCGCCGCGCTCAAGGCCAAAAGCGACAAGGCGCAGGCGCTGGCCCAGCTGGAGGCGTTCTCGCGCATCCAATCCTCATCCTGCGAAGGCTATTACCGGATGGGCAAGCTTCTGCAGGGGCTCGACCGCCGGGCGGAGGCGAAGGCCGCCTTCGAGGAAGGGCTGCGGCTGTACCGCCAGCTGCCCAAGTACAAGCGCCGTCAGGAGCGGCGCTGGGCGCTGCTGTGCTCGCTCGGCAAGAACGCTTCCTGACATGCCCGCCTGCGCGAGAGCGGCTTCCGTTTCGCCAGCAGGCGGGTTCATTCGCCTTCCATGCAGCGGGGCTGTCCCGGCCGATGACTTCGGCGGGGGCGGCCCTGTTTGCCGTTTTCGGAGCAAGCTGCTGCATTTTTATGAAGCGGGACAGGACGGTTTCCGCTTTTATTTGGTATAATGATAAGAATGCCGAAACAGAAAAGCGGGGGACAGCCATGCGAGCGGACGGGATCTCGGAAACGTTGCTGAGCGATATCGAGCGGAAGATCTCCGACTACACGCGAAAGGAAATCATCACGCGCGGCTGGGATTACTACGCAAAAGGACAGGTGAAGTCGGTGCAGGCGGCCGGCTCGCGGCTGCTCGCTGCCGTCGAGGGCTCGGAGCGCTACCATGTCGGACTGGGCGCGCGGTTCGACGACAACGCATGCGACTGCCCGTACTCGGGCTGGTGCAAGCATATGGCGGCCGTCTACTTCGCCGCGCTGGAGCAGCAGGGCGGCGAGCCGAAGCGGGCGCTCGAGCGGATGACGGGAGCCGGTCCGGTGACGGTGAGCCGTCTCGAGAAGCAGCCGGCGGCCGACCTGGGCGAGCCGCCCGCGCAAGCGGGAACGGGAAGCCTCGGCGAGCAGTCGAGTCCTCGGGAATGGATGGAATGGATGGAGCATCGGTTCGGCCGGACGTGGCAAGGCTGCCGGCATACGCTGCATCCGCTGCAGCCGGTGCTGTCGGCGCTCAAGGGTTCGGCGCGCGACTGGCCCAAGCCGCTGCAGGCGATGCACTGGATGTACAGCATCCTGTTCATCCTGGAGCAGGCGGAGCGGGCGATCAAGCTGTCGGATCCGTTCAGCCGCTATTATCAGGAGATGAGCTTCACCCGCATGGCGGAGCCGTGGATCGAGCACTACTACTCGCTCGCCGAGCGCCAGGCCGCGGAGTCTGCGGGCGAGGAGGGCCGGGCGTGGCAAAAAGAGCTGGCGGCTTACTTGCGGGGCCAGGCTGCCTCGCCCGAGGCGAAGCTGTTCCGCTGGGATCAGCTTTACCTCGGCTTCATCTCCCCGCTGCTGTCCGATCCGGACTGGCCGATCGGCGAGCGCGCGGAGCTGGAGCGGCTGCTTGAGCATGCCCGCGCCGCGCGCCGGGCTGCGGCGCAGGCGGCGCCTGCCGGCGAAGCGGCCGCGGAGGAGGAGCGAGGCTTGGCCTTCGCCCATGCGGCGCTTGCCTATCTCGACGCCGCCCAAGGCGAGGACGCCAAAGCGGTGGAGCGTCTGGGACAGACGCCGCCGGATGCGGCCGCCGGGCTTGCGCTCGACTACGCCCGCACCCGGCTGGAACAGCGCGGCTGGGAGGCCTTCTCGATCTGGATGGACTTCCTTGACCCGATCGCCGGCGCCAAGCGCGGCAACCTGCTGACTTCCTACCTGCAGCTCTGCCGCGAGGCCGATCTGGCTTCGCCGTCGGACCCGTCCTGGCAGCGCCGGATGTCCGACAAGCTGCCTTACTCGTACATGTCGCTGGCGGACCTGCTGCTCGAAAAAGGCTGCTTCGAGGAATGGGCGGACCTGCAGCTGGCCATGGGACTGCGGCCCGACGAGCTCGATCCGGCGGACCTGCGTCTGATCTCGAAGCGCGCTCCTTCCGTCATGATTCCGCTGTATCATCAGGCGGTGGAGGGCTGGATCTCGATGCGCAACCGCCAGAGCTACCGGATGGCCGTCAAGCAGCTCAAGAAGCTGGAGAAGCTCTATGCCGCCGAGAAGCGGACGGAGGCTTGGACGGCGTATCTCGACCGGACCGTCTCCAAGTACCAGCGGATGCGGGCGTTCCAGGAAGAACTGCGGAAAGGAACCATGCTGAAATGATGAAGGGATTCTCTGCCGCGCGACCGATCGTCGTGGACGGCTATTGGAACGGAAGCGGCATCGTGCTTCAAGCGGAAGACGCGGGCGAGCTCGAAGCCCGGCTGAAGGATCTGCTGTTCGCCTGGCATGAGCCCTCCTGGTACGGAGCCGACATCGATTACGTCGAGTCCGATTCGACGCGCAAGGCCAAGCCGATGCTGCTGCGTCCGCTGACCGCGCTGGACTACTTGCTGTCTCCGCAGCCGGTGCGCATGCTCGCGATCGCCTGGTCGAGCCAGGGCGAGCAGCTGCGGGCAGGAGCCCTTCGCATCCGGGAGGCGCTGGAGAGCGGCGGCTTCGAGCCGGATTGGAGCCGCTGGGCGGACGGGGAGCGCGGCTGGCGCTTCCGCGACAGCCAAGGCCAGATCGAGGAAGCTTCGGCGTGGCTCGCCGGCTGGCTCGGCGCGTGCGTCGAGCAGCTGCTGCAGGAGGATGCCGGCGCGCAAGCGGCCTGGAGCGGCCTCGCGCGGGCGCTCGGACCTGCGCTGGAGCGCCGTTCTCCGGATGAGGAGGACTGGTATATCGGCCTCGGTCTCAAGCAGGACCGGTTCCCGTTCCGCATCGCGCTGCAGCTCGCGGAGCCGGGCGACGACGGCGTCTGGCGGCTGCGCGCGGCGCTGCGCGGACGCGCGCCGGACTCCGCCTGGATCCCGCTCGAGCGCGGCGCCAAGCCCGGCAGCTGGCGCCCGGCGGCGGGCTCGGAGCTGAGCCTGCCGGAGGAATGGCTGCCGCTGCTGGAAGAGCGGCTCGCCAAGGAAGAGGGCAAGTGGCGGACGGCGCTGCCGGATTGGAGCGGCGAGGAGGACATGGTCAAGCGCGAGCTCGCGGACGAGGAGGCTTGGCGGTTCCTGGAGCAGGCGAGCCTCCAGCTGCTCGACGCCGGCTCGGCGGTGCTGCTGCCCGGCTGGTGGGATGCGGTGCGCAAGCGCCGCGTGCGGCTCAAGGCCAAGCTGCGCTCGGCGACCGGCTCGGCGGAGCAGCCGATGTTCGGCCTGTCGCAGATCGTGCAGTTCGACTGGAAGCTGGCGCTCGGCGGCGCCGACCTGTCGGAGGAAGAGTTCATGCAGCTCGCGGCGCAGAACAAGCGGCTCATGAAGATCGACGGCGAGTGGGTCCATCTGCATCCGGAGGACATCACCCGCATCCGCAGCTGGATCAAGAAGAACGGCGGCAAGAAAGGACTCAGCTTCCGCGAGATCATGCAGATGCATCTGCAGGGCGGGGTCGTCCTGGACGACGAAGCGGAGGAGGGCGAGGAGCTGCTGAAGGCGGAGGTCGAGCTGAACGCGCATCTGCAGCAGCTCATGACCCGGCTGCAGGACACGTCCGAGCTGCCGCTGGTCGACGTGCCGGGCTCCTTCCGCGGCCAGCTGCGGCCCTATCAGCATCAAGGCGTGTCGTGGCTCGCCTTCCTGCGGCGGTTCGGACTCGGAGCGACGCTGGCGGACGACATGGGCCTCGGCAAGACGATCCAGTTCACCGCCTATCTGCTCCATGTGCGGGAGACGGGAGCCGCGGCCGGCGAGCCGGTCCGGCCCTCGCTGCTCATCTGCCCGACGTCGGTCATCGGCAACTGGGAAAAGGAGCTGCAGCGCTTCGCTCCGGGGCTGGAGGTGCGGCTGCATTACGGGCCGCGCCGCGCGCGCGGCAAGGAAGCGTTCCAGGCGTTCGCGGACGGCGCCGATCTCGTCATCACCTCCTACGCGCTCGCCTCGCTCGACGAGGAGGAGCTGGGCGGCTTGGAGTGGGAGAGCCTCTGCCTCGACGAGGCCCAGAACATCAAGAACGTCTACACCAAGCAGTCCTCGGCCATCCGCAGCCTGCCGAGCCGCCATCGCATCGCGCTGACGGGCACGCCGATGGAGAATCGGCTGAGCGAGCTGTGGTCGATCTACGACTTCACCAATCCGGGCTATCTCGGCACGTTGCCGGAATTCAGGCGTGCGGTCATCCTGCCCATCGAGAAGGACCGCGACGCAGAGCGGATCGCCTCGCTGCAGCGGCGGATCAAGCCGTTCATGCTGCGCCGGCTCAAAAAGGACCCGGCCATCCAGCTGTCGCTGCCGGAGAAGAACGAAGGCCAGGTGTACGTGACGCTGACGGCCGAGCAGGGGGCGCTCTACGAGACGATCGTCTCCGAGCTGCTCGAGAAGCTCGATACGCTGGCGCCGATGCAGCGCCGCGGCCTCATCCTCGCCTCGATCACGAGGCTCAAGCAGGTATGCGACCATCCGGCGCTGCTGCTCGGAGAGGATGCGTCCGGAGACTGGTCGCCGGAGCGCTCCGCCAAGCTGATGCGGCTGGTCGAGATGTGCGAGGAGATCGCCGCCGAAGGCGAGCGCGCGCTTATCTTCACGCAGTTCGTCGACATGGGGGCGGCGCTGCAGCGGCTGCTGCAGGAGCGGCTCGCCCTGCCGGTGCCGTACTTGCATGGCGGCGTGCCCAAAGCGCGCCGCGACGAGATGATCGAAGCGTTCCAGGACCCGGAGCGGCCCCACGGGGCGTTCGTCCTCTCGCTCAAGGCCGGGGGCACCGGCCTGAACCTGACCGAGGCGAACCATGTGTTCCATTTCGACCGCTGGTGGAACCCCGCCGTCGAGAACCAGGCGACGGACCGCGCGTTCCGGATCGGCCAGCGGCGGCAGGTGCAGGTGCACAAGTTCGTCGCGCTGGGCACGCTCGAGGAGCGCATCCACGAGATGATCGAGCGCAAGCAGTCGCTGAGCGAGCAGGTCGTCAGCCAGTCCGAGCAGTGGATCACCGAGCTGTCGAACGAGGAGCTGAAGGAGATTTTCACGCTCCGCAAAGAGTGGCTCGAGAGCTGAGCCGGGGGTACAGGAGGGGGGCGGCAGGATGAACGAAGAACTCGAACCGCGTCCGGAACGGCCTGCTTCGATGGACGAAGGCGCCGAGCCGGCCGCCGGCGCGCAGCCGGCTGCGGCCGGCTCGCTCTCTCCGGAGTGGGAGGCGTTCTACGAAGCGGTGCGCCAGGCGGCGCGCCGCTTCGGACAGCGCTAGCCGGCTGGCGAATGCCGGTCCCGCCGGATTCGATGCCTGGATAGGCCAAGACCCGCAGAAGCGATTCGCTTCTGCGGGTCTTGGTCTTTTTCGGCATGAAACTTGTCGTAAAAATCTATCCCTTGACAGTCTATTTTTCATCCTGCAAGCCCGGGGCCATTGGCCTATAATGAAAGCAGGACATAGACTGTCATGCGGTCAGACAAGGGGAGGTCTGTCTATGGGCAAGAAAG encodes:
- a CDS encoding DEAD/DEAH box helicase, coding for MKGFSAARPIVVDGYWNGSGIVLQAEDAGELEARLKDLLFAWHEPSWYGADIDYVESDSTRKAKPMLLRPLTALDYLLSPQPVRMLAIAWSSQGEQLRAGALRIREALESGGFEPDWSRWADGERGWRFRDSQGQIEEASAWLAGWLGACVEQLLQEDAGAQAAWSGLARALGPALERRSPDEEDWYIGLGLKQDRFPFRIALQLAEPGDDGVWRLRAALRGRAPDSAWIPLERGAKPGSWRPAAGSELSLPEEWLPLLEERLAKEEGKWRTALPDWSGEEDMVKRELADEEAWRFLEQASLQLLDAGSAVLLPGWWDAVRKRRVRLKAKLRSATGSAEQPMFGLSQIVQFDWKLALGGADLSEEEFMQLAAQNKRLMKIDGEWVHLHPEDITRIRSWIKKNGGKKGLSFREIMQMHLQGGVVLDDEAEEGEELLKAEVELNAHLQQLMTRLQDTSELPLVDVPGSFRGQLRPYQHQGVSWLAFLRRFGLGATLADDMGLGKTIQFTAYLLHVRETGAAAGEPVRPSLLICPTSVIGNWEKELQRFAPGLEVRLHYGPRRARGKEAFQAFADGADLVITSYALASLDEEELGGLEWESLCLDEAQNIKNVYTKQSSAIRSLPSRHRIALTGTPMENRLSELWSIYDFTNPGYLGTLPEFRRAVILPIEKDRDAERIASLQRRIKPFMLRRLKKDPAIQLSLPEKNEGQVYVTLTAEQGALYETIVSELLEKLDTLAPMQRRGLILASITRLKQVCDHPALLLGEDASGDWSPERSAKLMRLVEMCEEIAAEGERALIFTQFVDMGAALQRLLQERLALPVPYLHGGVPKARRDEMIEAFQDPERPHGAFVLSLKAGGTGLNLTEANHVFHFDRWWNPAVENQATDRAFRIGQRRQVQVHKFVALGTLEERIHEMIERKQSLSEQVVSQSEQWITELSNEELKEIFTLRKEWLES
- a CDS encoding SWIM zinc finger family protein, whose product is MLSDIERKISDYTRKEIITRGWDYYAKGQVKSVQAAGSRLLAAVEGSERYHVGLGARFDDNACDCPYSGWCKHMAAVYFAALEQQGGEPKRALERMTGAGPVTVSRLEKQPAADLGEPPAQAGTGSLGEQSSPREWMEWMEHRFGRTWQGCRHTLHPLQPVLSALKGSARDWPKPLQAMHWMYSILFILEQAERAIKLSDPFSRYYQEMSFTRMAEPWIEHYYSLAERQAAESAGEEGRAWQKELAAYLRGQAASPEAKLFRWDQLYLGFISPLLSDPDWPIGERAELERLLEHARAARRAAAQAAPAGEAAAEEERGLAFAHAALAYLDAAQGEDAKAVERLGQTPPDAAAGLALDYARTRLEQRGWEAFSIWMDFLDPIAGAKRGNLLTSYLQLCREADLASPSDPSWQRRMSDKLPYSYMSLADLLLEKGCFEEWADLQLAMGLRPDELDPADLRLISKRAPSVMIPLYHQAVEGWISMRNRQSYRMAVKQLKKLEKLYAAEKRTEAWTAYLDRTVSKYQRMRAFQEELRKGTMLK